In Octopus bimaculoides isolate UCB-OBI-ISO-001 chromosome 14, ASM119413v2, whole genome shotgun sequence, the following are encoded in one genomic region:
- the LOC128249349 gene encoding ATP-dependent DNA helicase PIF1-like, which yields MEKQVTLSPKNSDCLAINEKVFNIIPEALKTYLSTDSVSCNNEEEVQNYPFKFINSLTPLGMPPHRLNIKVGAIVMLARNLSISQGLCNGTRMKVQRLHEHCVEASLVTGSNRGRTVLISRIKLSPSDANIPFTLNRLQFPLQLAYSMTINKTQGQTFGKGGIHLPQPVFSHGHLYVAFSRA from the coding sequence atggaaaaacaagtAACTTTATCTCCTAAAAATTCTGACTGTCTTGCGAtaaatgaaaaagtttttaatATTATACCAGAGGCACTTAAAACATACTTAAGCACAGATTCAGTGTCTTGCAATAATGAAGAGGAGGTTCAGAACTATCCATTTAAATTCATAAACTCACTCACTCCATTGGGTATGCCTCCTCATCGCCTCAACATAAAAGTAGGGGCTATTGTAATGCTTGCAAGAAATCTTTCAATTAGTCAAGGATTATGTAATGGAACTCGTATGAAAGTGCAAAGACTTCATGAACATTGTGTAGAGGCATCATTGGTAACAGGCTCAAACAGAGGTCGTACAGTTCTAATTTCCAGAATTAAACTTAGCCCAAGTGATGCAAATATTCCATTCACACTAAACAGACTTCAGTTTCCACTTCAACTTGCATATTCAATGACAATTAATAAGACTCAAGGGCAAACATTTGGAAAAGGTGGAATACATTTGCCTCAACCGGTATTTTCACATGGCCACTTATATGTTGCATTTTCAAGAGCATGa